One Brevibacterium spongiae DNA segment encodes these proteins:
- a CDS encoding class I SAM-dependent methyltransferase gives MSFDHQWDKVRRANPDHSANYAQRWRTLAADGHDLGGEARFVNAMAPRGARILDAGCGTGRAGGLLIGEGHTVYGVDLDEFLISVAEEDFPSGEWHTGDLADFDFATAGITEIDVAFCAGNVLSFLDPASRRQTLGNLKSTLKHGGRLVSGFGAGRGYDFDEFDEDIRATGMVIDQKFSTWELHPFEPSSDFLVLIAQRL, from the coding sequence ATGAGCTTCGATCATCAGTGGGACAAGGTACGCAGGGCGAACCCCGATCATTCGGCGAACTATGCGCAGCGCTGGCGCACGCTCGCCGCGGACGGGCACGATCTCGGGGGAGAGGCCCGGTTCGTCAACGCGATGGCCCCTCGTGGGGCGCGCATCCTCGACGCCGGGTGCGGGACCGGTCGTGCCGGCGGCCTGCTCATCGGCGAAGGGCACACCGTGTACGGTGTCGATCTCGACGAATTCCTCATCTCCGTCGCCGAGGAGGACTTCCCGAGCGGCGAATGGCACACCGGCGACCTCGCCGACTTCGATTTCGCGACGGCCGGGATCACCGAGATCGATGTGGCCTTCTGCGCCGGAAACGTGCTCTCGTTCCTCGACCCCGCCTCCCGCCGGCAGACCCTGGGCAACCTCAAATCCACGCTCAAGCACGGAGGCCGACTCGTCTCCGGTTTCGGGGCTGGCCGCGGATACGATTTCGACGAATTCGACGAAGACATCAGAGCCACCGGGATGGTCATCGACCAGAAGTTCTCCACCTGGGAGCTGCACCCCTTCGAGCCGAGCAGCGACTTCCTCGTCCTCATCGCCCAACGTCTGTGA
- a CDS encoding putative quinol monooxygenase yields the protein MIFIVVKYDVKPESVEKFPEAVRTFTEATRAEPGNLFFEWSKSLENPNEFVLVEAFTDGGAEPHVKSDHFAAGLEAMRPHLVSTPKIISRKIDGEGWDEMGELKID from the coding sequence ATGATCTTCATCGTTGTGAAGTACGACGTCAAGCCCGAAAGCGTCGAGAAGTTCCCCGAGGCGGTTCGCACCTTCACCGAGGCGACCCGCGCAGAGCCCGGCAACCTCTTCTTCGAATGGTCGAAGAGCCTGGAAAACCCGAACGAGTTCGTTCTCGTCGAAGCGTTCACCGACGGAGGCGCCGAACCGCATGTCAAGAGCGATCACTTCGCTGCTGGACTCGAAGCGATGCGCCCGCACCTGGTCTCGACCCCGAAGATCATCTCCCGCAAGATCGACGGTGAAGGCTGGGACGAGATGGGCGAGCTCAAAATCGACTGA
- a CDS encoding energy-coupling factor transporter transmembrane component T family protein: MSEQLERRHRTTAEAGVEDPGQLIPVVRRTALVRCNPLTKIALALILMVGALLSIDLASAGVVLAFCLLALPVTGLDLAAAAKRLWFLPAGALVAAWGTALLAEKTGSVVLDAGPIVFTTGSLDAAAAIFVRALALAIPLIVLASTIDPRDLADALIQHLRLPEVVVVSVLGSTRLLGLLVSEWQVLAMARRARGVAGGSLVRRTRSLFSGIFVLLVVSIRKATTLAIAMEGRAFGRPGRTWRRRSTFAGRDLVAVVLGVVVCVAAIGAAHLLGTWNPIIGGD; encoded by the coding sequence GTGAGTGAACAGCTCGAACGTCGACACCGGACCACCGCCGAGGCGGGAGTCGAGGATCCGGGTCAGCTCATTCCCGTTGTGCGCAGAACCGCCCTGGTCAGGTGCAATCCGCTGACGAAGATCGCCCTGGCACTCATCCTCATGGTGGGAGCGCTGCTGAGCATCGACCTCGCCTCGGCCGGGGTGGTGCTCGCCTTCTGCCTGCTGGCGCTGCCGGTCACGGGTCTCGATCTCGCAGCCGCTGCCAAGCGACTGTGGTTCCTGCCGGCCGGCGCGCTGGTGGCGGCGTGGGGAACGGCGCTGCTGGCGGAGAAGACGGGCTCGGTCGTCCTCGATGCCGGGCCCATCGTGTTCACCACCGGTTCCCTGGATGCGGCCGCGGCGATCTTCGTCCGTGCCCTGGCTTTGGCGATCCCGCTCATCGTCTTGGCGTCGACGATCGATCCGCGCGATCTGGCCGATGCCCTCATCCAGCATCTGCGTCTGCCCGAAGTGGTCGTGGTCTCCGTGCTCGGCTCCACCCGGCTGCTCGGTCTGCTCGTCAGCGAGTGGCAGGTGCTGGCGATGGCCAGGCGCGCCCGTGGAGTGGCCGGAGGCTCGCTGGTGCGACGCACACGCAGCCTGTTCAGCGGGATCTTCGTGCTGCTCGTGGTCTCGATCAGGAAGGCGACGACCCTGGCAATAGCGATGGAGGGTCGGGCGTTCGGTCGGCCGGGTCGCACGTGGCGCAGACGTTCGACGTTCGCCGGCCGCGACCTCGTGGCGGTTGTGCTCGGGGTGGTCGTCTGTGTCGCGGCGATCGGTGCCGCTCACCTGTTGGGGACGTGGAACCCGATCATCGGCGGGGATTGA
- a CDS encoding ABC transporter ATP-binding protein has product MALPITARGYSWTHADRDAPAVGPLDLDIAAGEKVLVLGSSGVGKSTLLHAIAGVLSDESGEATGELLIGGDAPDPRRGGTGLVLQDPDSQVIFSRIGDDVAFGMENLGLPAEVIAARIPASLRALGLNLPQDHPSAALSGGQKQRLALAGIHAMAPEVIVLDEPTANIDPGSAEDVRDAVLAVQAETAATMIVVEHRVGLWLDHVDRVIVLGRAGIVAQGSPTQVFRDPELRETLIDCGIWMPESSRFLTSPRGAAPDPGPEPVRSSPLATDGGQRSEGRLGEVLLRTNQLSVARPRMAIPAATDLDLSIRAGQALGLVGPNGAGKSTTALTLAGLIPEFSGRVLAEDVLREGAKRARPYAWPSAQLAARIGMVFQEPAHQFLTASVTSELELGPRLAGWSQPEVESRAAELLESLGLTGVAEAHPQSLSGGEKRRLSVAAMLAPRPRVIVVDEPTFGQDALTWAGLVEMFLDVLARGSAVVAVSHDQAFLAAIGARTIDLGRPTMVRAGDRGE; this is encoded by the coding sequence ATGGCGCTGCCGATCACGGCGCGCGGGTATTCGTGGACGCATGCCGACCGTGACGCTCCGGCCGTCGGCCCCCTCGACCTCGACATCGCCGCCGGTGAGAAGGTGCTCGTCCTCGGGTCCTCCGGGGTGGGCAAGTCGACGCTGCTTCACGCGATCGCTGGCGTCCTCTCCGACGAATCCGGTGAGGCGACCGGTGAGCTCCTCATCGGCGGAGACGCCCCGGACCCTCGCCGAGGCGGCACCGGGCTGGTCCTCCAAGATCCCGATTCGCAGGTGATCTTCTCCCGCATCGGCGACGATGTCGCCTTCGGAATGGAGAACCTCGGCCTGCCTGCCGAGGTCATCGCGGCCCGGATTCCCGCCTCGCTGCGTGCGTTGGGACTCAACCTGCCGCAGGATCATCCGAGTGCCGCCCTGTCCGGTGGGCAGAAGCAGCGGTTGGCGCTGGCGGGCATCCATGCGATGGCACCGGAGGTCATCGTCCTCGACGAGCCGACGGCCAATATCGATCCTGGTTCTGCCGAGGATGTCCGTGATGCCGTGCTTGCTGTGCAGGCCGAGACCGCGGCGACGATGATCGTCGTCGAACACCGGGTCGGCCTGTGGCTCGACCACGTCGACCGAGTCATCGTGCTCGGTCGGGCGGGGATCGTCGCCCAAGGTTCACCGACGCAGGTCTTCCGTGACCCCGAGCTTCGTGAGACGCTCATCGACTGCGGAATCTGGATGCCGGAGAGTTCCCGCTTTCTCACCTCACCCCGGGGTGCCGCTCCTGATCCCGGACCCGAACCGGTGAGATCCTCTCCGCTGGCCACCGACGGTGGGCAGCGTTCGGAGGGCCGCCTCGGCGAGGTTCTGCTGCGGACGAATCAGCTGAGCGTGGCCCGCCCGCGGATGGCGATACCTGCGGCCACGGACCTTGATCTGAGCATTCGCGCCGGGCAGGCCCTCGGCCTCGTCGGCCCCAACGGGGCCGGGAAGTCGACGACGGCGCTGACGCTGGCCGGGCTCATCCCGGAATTCTCCGGACGGGTCCTCGCCGAGGATGTGCTGCGCGAGGGTGCGAAGCGGGCCCGACCGTACGCGTGGCCCTCGGCCCAGCTGGCCGCGCGCATCGGCATGGTCTTCCAGGAGCCTGCCCACCAGTTCCTCACGGCCAGCGTGACCTCCGAACTCGAACTGGGACCGCGCTTGGCCGGGTGGTCACAGCCGGAGGTCGAGTCCCGGGCGGCCGAGCTGCTCGAGTCCCTCGGTCTGACCGGGGTGGCCGAGGCACACCCGCAGAGTCTCTCCGGTGGGGAGAAGCGTCGCCTGTCGGTGGCGGCGATGCTCGCACCACGGCCGCGGGTGATCGTCGTCGACGAACCGACCTTCGGCCAAGACGCTCTGACCTGGGCAGGTCTGGTCGAAATGTTCCTCGACGTGCTCGCTCGGGGGTCTGCTGTCGTCGCCGTCAGCCATGATCAGGCGTTCCTCGCCGCGATCGGTGCCCGAACGATCGACCTCGGCCGACCGACCATGGTCAGGGCCGGTGATCGTGGTGAGTGA
- a CDS encoding ECF transporter S component codes for MPKTTTPDSTTPAKPVHTLAPKTKSWRVVDYVTTAVLGIAVGLVFWVLALSWKVLELAFQAFPPSIGLIAGLWVLAGPLAGAIIRKPGAALLCELIAAIVEAVLGSHFGATVLLSGFLQGLGAELVFAAFGYRRFTLWVTALSGVLAAAFMAVSENIMYNAEWQFSFQAAYAVCAIISGLVISGIGAWFAYRAIAKTGALSSFASGRLR; via the coding sequence ATGCCGAAAACCACCACGCCCGATTCCACGACGCCTGCCAAGCCGGTCCACACGCTGGCGCCCAAGACGAAATCGTGGCGGGTCGTCGACTATGTCACCACCGCAGTGCTCGGCATCGCCGTCGGGCTCGTCTTCTGGGTGCTGGCGCTGAGTTGGAAGGTCCTCGAGCTCGCGTTCCAGGCCTTCCCACCCTCGATCGGCCTCATCGCCGGGCTGTGGGTGCTGGCCGGGCCTCTGGCCGGTGCGATCATCCGCAAGCCCGGCGCCGCACTGCTGTGCGAGCTCATCGCCGCCATCGTCGAAGCGGTCCTCGGGTCTCATTTCGGGGCGACGGTGCTGCTGTCCGGATTCCTGCAGGGCCTCGGCGCCGAACTCGTCTTCGCGGCCTTCGGGTACAGGCGATTCACGCTGTGGGTCACGGCTCTGTCCGGGGTGCTGGCGGCGGCGTTCATGGCCGTGAGCGAGAACATCATGTACAACGCCGAATGGCAGTTCTCCTTCCAGGCCGCCTACGCGGTGTGCGCGATCATCTCCGGTCTCGTCATCTCCGGCATCGGCGCCTGGTTCGCCTACCGGGCGATCGCGAAGACCGGGGCGCTGAGTTCGTTCGCCTCCGGCCGTCTGCGCTGA
- a CDS encoding FN3 domain-containing metallophosphoesterase family protein yields the protein MTTHRLRRRFSALSAGVLLTGLVAAPLPADAQGLGSGTPSPGPTESQPRTSDETGPQQRTETGTEAITDAVLQVGADSTARNVSWMSESSGGGEVRWAPASELAGNELPDDAQTAETTDSGIGADLSRHFNHATMTDLEPGTEYAYQVGSEEDGFTEVARFTTGDDGGDDEFLVFGDPQIGAGGGTPDDASAWDRTLTSAVATAKNPDFFYSLGDQVNSAISQDEYGQYLAPDPTRTLPQATTIGNHDVSSKAYEQHFNRPNVSADHGGGGPLTSGGDYWFTESDVLFININSNSSDMDAHAEFIDDVVAEHGDQARWTVLGFHHSIYSTATHWDDADVKRLRKAIPPVAARNDIDLVVSGHDHIYNRTFLMDGEGKPIPGADAGREQEKAEGQTLYLTLTSSTGSKFYSHVPGLEWEGKSVYNDVPAFTRVRVSDDALQATTYEVPAGGGGQSEGQAESQAASEQVDDVELTRAGSGEPGPGEDAEADTSADGSDGGVGGSDAEADGTDADAGAGGDADGAGADAGGADGADAGTGADGADASGAQGTGSQADAGAEGDSASADAGTGAQADAGAEAGGDLPRTGGDLGLPVAVGAVAVILGAVLVAAARRRRGAGRA from the coding sequence ATGACGACTCATCGCCTCCGACGCCGGTTCTCCGCCCTGTCCGCCGGTGTTCTGCTCACCGGGCTGGTGGCCGCTCCGCTTCCCGCCGATGCTCAAGGCCTGGGCTCCGGTACGCCGAGTCCCGGACCGACGGAGTCGCAGCCGCGCACCAGCGATGAGACGGGTCCGCAGCAGCGGACGGAGACCGGTACTGAGGCGATCACCGATGCCGTGCTGCAGGTCGGAGCCGATTCGACCGCACGCAATGTCTCCTGGATGAGTGAGAGTTCGGGCGGGGGAGAGGTCCGGTGGGCGCCGGCGAGCGAACTCGCAGGCAACGAGCTGCCCGACGATGCGCAGACAGCCGAGACCACAGATTCCGGGATCGGAGCCGATCTCTCCCGCCACTTCAACCATGCGACGATGACCGACCTGGAACCCGGCACCGAATACGCCTATCAAGTCGGCAGCGAGGAGGACGGCTTCACCGAGGTGGCACGGTTCACGACGGGAGACGACGGCGGTGACGACGAATTCCTCGTCTTCGGTGACCCGCAGATCGGTGCGGGAGGTGGAACCCCCGACGACGCATCGGCGTGGGACCGCACGCTCACCTCGGCGGTGGCCACAGCGAAGAATCCGGACTTCTTCTACTCGCTCGGAGATCAGGTCAACAGTGCCATCAGTCAGGACGAGTACGGGCAGTACCTGGCCCCGGACCCGACCCGCACACTGCCGCAGGCGACGACGATCGGCAATCACGACGTATCGTCCAAGGCATACGAACAGCACTTCAACCGGCCCAATGTCAGCGCCGACCATGGCGGCGGTGGGCCCCTCACTTCGGGTGGGGACTATTGGTTCACCGAATCCGACGTTCTGTTCATCAACATCAACTCGAACAGCTCGGATATGGACGCCCACGCAGAGTTCATCGACGACGTCGTCGCCGAACACGGTGACCAGGCGCGCTGGACGGTGCTGGGCTTCCACCACTCGATCTACTCGACGGCCACCCACTGGGACGACGCCGATGTGAAACGGCTGCGGAAGGCGATTCCGCCGGTCGCGGCCCGCAACGACATCGATCTCGTGGTCTCCGGGCACGACCACATCTACAACCGCACGTTCCTCATGGACGGTGAAGGCAAGCCGATTCCCGGAGCAGATGCGGGACGTGAACAGGAGAAGGCGGAGGGGCAGACGCTCTATCTCACTCTCACCTCGTCGACGGGATCGAAGTTCTACAGCCACGTCCCCGGGCTCGAGTGGGAAGGCAAGAGCGTCTACAACGACGTTCCCGCCTTCACCCGCGTCCGAGTCAGTGACGACGCGCTGCAGGCCACGACCTACGAAGTGCCGGCAGGCGGCGGGGGACAGTCGGAGGGCCAAGCGGAGAGCCAGGCTGCCTCGGAACAGGTCGACGATGTGGAACTCACCCGCGCAGGATCAGGCGAACCGGGGCCCGGTGAGGACGCGGAAGCCGATACCAGCGCGGACGGGTCGGACGGCGGAGTTGGCGGCTCGGATGCCGAGGCCGACGGTACGGATGCTGACGCTGGGGCAGGTGGTGACGCTGACGGGGCAGGCGCAGATGCCGGCGGCGCGGACGGCGCAGACGCAGGCACAGGTGCCGATGGCGCAGATGCCAGCGGAGCACAAGGAACCGGGAGTCAGGCCGACGCCGGAGCCGAAGGAGACTCCGCCTCGGCCGATGCGGGCACCGGAGCTCAAGCCGACGCCGGAGCCGAGGCGGGAGGCGACCTGCCCCGCACCGGCGGCGACCTCGGTCTGCCTGTGGCCGTCGGTGCGGTGGCGGTCATCCTCGGCGCCGTGTTGGTCGCAGCGGCACGACGACGCCGAGGTGCGGGACGAGCCTGA
- a CDS encoding universal stress protein, translating into MSAQSPMPESDTPESRAAGAQPSESGLNRELGVLVGFDGSELAALAVRFGALEAARRKTTLTVVTAYPLPTMIYPNMASIPNEPEDTKAEKEAEKTLAEAVELLRDHPGEKSFRTAPGDAAGSLITLSADAEVIVLGARGRGGFMGRVLGSVSTAVPAHAHCPTIVVPHHATKADADGPVVVAVDGSDTGRVAMVTAAAEAAVREAPLEVVAVLPAGEEWLYWYPELELSSEVTGRRQKQIATGLEGEVAQLSAQFPDLEVSSSVPVGEPTHTLVEISARAQLTVMGTRGRGRIRSALLGSVSRGVLNHAEGPVMIVPS; encoded by the coding sequence ATGTCTGCCCAGTCCCCTATGCCCGAGTCCGATACCCCCGAATCACGTGCGGCCGGTGCGCAGCCGTCCGAGTCCGGCCTCAACCGGGAACTCGGCGTGCTCGTCGGCTTCGACGGTTCCGAACTCGCAGCTCTCGCCGTGCGCTTCGGCGCGCTGGAAGCAGCGCGGCGGAAGACCACGCTGACCGTCGTGACCGCGTATCCGCTGCCGACGATGATCTATCCGAATATGGCCTCGATTCCCAATGAGCCCGAGGACACGAAAGCGGAGAAGGAAGCGGAGAAGACCCTCGCCGAGGCGGTCGAACTCCTCCGCGATCACCCCGGTGAGAAGAGCTTCCGCACAGCGCCGGGCGATGCCGCGGGCTCGCTCATCACGCTGAGTGCCGACGCCGAGGTGATCGTCCTCGGTGCGCGCGGGCGCGGCGGCTTCATGGGCCGCGTCCTCGGTTCGGTGTCCACCGCCGTGCCGGCCCACGCCCACTGTCCGACCATCGTCGTCCCGCATCATGCGACGAAGGCCGACGCCGACGGACCGGTCGTCGTGGCCGTCGACGGTTCGGATACCGGTCGGGTCGCCATGGTCACGGCGGCTGCCGAGGCCGCCGTGCGTGAGGCCCCTCTCGAAGTCGTGGCGGTGCTGCCGGCGGGGGAGGAATGGCTCTACTGGTATCCCGAGCTCGAACTGAGCTCCGAGGTCACAGGGCGGCGGCAGAAGCAGATCGCCACCGGTCTGGAGGGTGAGGTCGCGCAGCTGTCGGCGCAGTTCCCGGACCTCGAGGTCTCATCCTCGGTGCCGGTCGGCGAACCCACACATACGCTGGTCGAGATCAGCGCCCGGGCACAGCTGACGGTGATGGGCACGCGCGGGCGCGGGCGCATCAGGAGCGCACTGCTCGGCTCCGTCTCACGCGGCGTACTCAACCATGCCGAAGGCCCGGTGATGATCGTCCCGAGCTGA
- a CDS encoding DUF4916 domain-containing protein, whose translation MTRTALDYDENWFDDDEFARLRRRMPIPYVNAIPVRVGESGNVERIGLLLRSLEDGTLGREVVGGRIRFHESIRSALMRHAENDLGPMALPVIPPAISPFHIAEYFPTEGSALLHDPRQHAISMCFILEVRGECTPRADALSLDWLTPEETLRPDITSELCHGQDFILKAALTHLGFPI comes from the coding sequence ATGACTCGCACCGCCCTGGATTATGACGAGAACTGGTTCGACGACGACGAGTTCGCCCGTCTGCGCAGACGCATGCCGATCCCCTATGTCAATGCGATTCCCGTGCGGGTCGGCGAATCGGGCAACGTCGAGCGCATCGGACTGCTGCTGCGCAGCCTCGAGGACGGCACCCTGGGTCGTGAGGTCGTGGGCGGGCGCATCCGCTTCCACGAATCGATCCGCTCAGCACTCATGCGTCACGCCGAGAACGATCTCGGACCGATGGCGCTGCCGGTCATCCCACCGGCGATCTCCCCGTTCCACATCGCCGAGTACTTCCCCACCGAAGGCTCCGCCCTGCTGCACGATCCCCGGCAGCACGCGATCTCGATGTGCTTCATCCTCGAGGTCCGCGGCGAATGCACCCCGCGCGCCGATGCCCTCAGCCTCGACTGGCTGACCCCGGAGGAGACCCTGCGCCCCGATATCACCAGCGAGCTCTGCCATGGTCAGGACTTCATCCTCAAGGCCGCACTCACGCACCTGGGCTTCCCGATCTGA
- a CDS encoding MmgE/PrpD family protein, with translation MINHEVRTHKSSENLAREDQLAWKIAEVASDPTPVDADVTEMVINRVIDNAAVAAASVSRSAPTHAREQAQTHPFNPGANIFGLPVTDRFSPEWAAWANGVAVRELDFHDTFLAAEYSHPGDNIPAVLAVAQHKGIGGKDLINGIATGYEIQVDLVKGMCLHEHKIDHVAHLGPSAAAGIGALLHLPTEITFQAVQQALHVTTATRQSRKGEISSWKAHAPAFAGKMAVESVDRAMRGEGAPNPIYEGEDGFIAWILSGPEARYTIPLPGKGESKRAILDTYTKEHSAEYQAQALIDLARKLGGQIEDLTKIKRVVIHTSHHTHYVIGTGANDPQKMDPKASRETLDHSIMYIFAVAMQDQGWHHEHSYAPERAGRPDTVELWHKIETTEDPEWTRRYHSTDPNEKAFGGRVEIEFEDGSTLVDEIAVADAHPFGARPFARANYIDKFKTLAEGILSDSEQSRFLDLAENLENLDAKGVGELSFAVDGLEHSGSKGIF, from the coding sequence ATGATCAATCATGAAGTCCGCACTCATAAGAGCTCAGAGAACCTGGCTCGCGAAGATCAGCTCGCCTGGAAGATCGCCGAGGTCGCATCCGACCCCACGCCGGTCGACGCAGACGTCACCGAGATGGTCATCAACCGCGTCATCGACAACGCCGCCGTCGCGGCCGCCTCGGTGAGCCGTTCCGCACCGACACACGCCCGCGAACAGGCGCAGACCCACCCATTCAACCCGGGGGCCAACATCTTCGGCCTGCCGGTGACCGACCGCTTCTCCCCGGAATGGGCCGCTTGGGCCAACGGCGTGGCAGTCCGCGAACTCGACTTCCACGACACCTTCCTCGCCGCCGAATACTCACACCCCGGAGACAACATCCCGGCCGTTCTCGCCGTCGCCCAGCACAAGGGCATCGGAGGCAAGGACCTCATCAACGGCATCGCCACCGGCTACGAGATCCAGGTCGACCTCGTCAAGGGAATGTGCCTGCACGAGCACAAGATCGACCACGTCGCCCACCTCGGCCCCTCAGCAGCGGCCGGCATCGGCGCCCTGCTCCACCTGCCCACGGAGATCACCTTCCAAGCGGTCCAGCAGGCCCTGCACGTGACGACCGCGACCCGCCAATCGCGCAAGGGCGAGATCTCGTCCTGGAAGGCGCACGCTCCCGCGTTCGCCGGCAAGATGGCCGTCGAGTCCGTCGACCGCGCCATGCGCGGCGAGGGTGCCCCGAACCCGATCTACGAAGGTGAAGACGGCTTCATCGCCTGGATCCTCTCCGGCCCCGAAGCCCGCTACACCATCCCGCTGCCGGGCAAGGGCGAATCCAAGCGCGCGATCCTCGACACCTACACCAAGGAGCACTCGGCCGAATACCAGGCGCAGGCTCTCATCGACCTCGCCCGCAAGCTCGGCGGACAGATCGAGGACCTGACGAAGATCAAGCGCGTCGTCATCCACACCTCGCACCACACCCACTACGTCATCGGCACCGGTGCCAACGATCCGCAGAAGATGGATCCGAAGGCCAGCCGTGAGACGCTCGACCACTCGATCATGTACATCTTCGCCGTGGCCATGCAGGACCAGGGCTGGCACCACGAGCACTCCTACGCTCCCGAACGTGCCGGTCGACCCGACACCGTCGAGCTGTGGCACAAGATCGAAACCACTGAGGATCCGGAGTGGACCCGTCGCTACCACTCGACCGACCCGAACGAGAAGGCCTTCGGCGGACGCGTGGAGATCGAATTCGAGGACGGATCGACGCTCGTCGACGAAATCGCCGTCGCCGATGCCCACCCGTTCGGTGCACGTCCCTTCGCTCGGGCGAACTACATCGATAAGTTCAAGACCCTGGCCGAGGGCATCCTCTCCGACTCGGAGCAGAGCCGTTTCCTCGACCTCGCCGAGAACCTCGAGAACCTCGACGCCAAGGGCGTGGGCGAGCTCAGCTTCGCCGTGGACGGACTCGAGCACAGCGGATCGAAGGGCATCTTCTGA
- the prpB gene encoding methylisocitrate lyase has product MLGAQATPAERRAKFRELLAGDGIVQFPGAINPINAQIIEQTGFEGVYISGGAFSAAMGLPDIGLTTLTEVADHGRNIARVTNLPTFIDADTGWGEAMNVARTVQEFEDAGISGMHLEDQVNPKRCGHLDGKEVVTAVEMSKRIKAAVKGRRDENFVICARTDSRAGEGLDAAIDRAKAYADAGADMIFPEAMRDLGEFEKFASAVDVPILANMTEFGKSELFTTEQLGNVGVKLVIYPVTTLRIAMGAIKSGLQTIRDKGTQVDLLEGMQTRADLYDTIDYAAYNEFDAAVFNFSQEGHQ; this is encoded by the coding sequence ATGCTCGGCGCACAGGCAACTCCCGCCGAGCGCCGCGCGAAGTTCCGTGAGCTGCTGGCCGGCGATGGAATCGTCCAGTTCCCCGGCGCCATCAACCCGATCAACGCTCAGATCATCGAGCAGACCGGATTCGAAGGCGTCTACATCTCCGGCGGCGCGTTCTCCGCGGCCATGGGTCTGCCCGATATCGGGCTGACCACGCTCACCGAGGTGGCCGACCATGGACGCAATATCGCGCGGGTGACGAACCTGCCGACGTTCATCGATGCCGACACCGGATGGGGCGAGGCCATGAACGTGGCCCGCACCGTCCAGGAATTCGAGGACGCAGGGATCTCGGGCATGCACCTGGAGGACCAGGTCAACCCGAAGCGCTGCGGCCACCTCGACGGCAAGGAGGTCGTGACCGCGGTCGAGATGTCCAAGCGCATCAAGGCCGCTGTCAAGGGCCGCCGCGATGAGAACTTCGTCATCTGCGCCCGCACGGACTCCCGCGCCGGTGAGGGCCTCGACGCCGCCATCGACCGGGCCAAGGCCTACGCCGATGCCGGTGCGGACATGATCTTCCCCGAAGCGATGCGAGACTTGGGCGAATTCGAGAAATTCGCCTCGGCCGTCGATGTGCCGATCCTGGCGAACATGACGGAATTCGGAAAGAGCGAGCTGTTCACCACCGAACAGCTGGGCAATGTGGGAGTCAAACTCGTGATCTACCCGGTCACGACTCTGCGCATCGCCATGGGTGCGATCAAATCGGGCCTGCAGACCATTCGGGACAAGGGCACTCAGGTGGACCTGCTCGAGGGCATGCAGACCCGTGCGGACCTGTATGACACGATCGACTACGCGGCGTACAACGAGTTCGACGCGGCAGTCTTCAACTTCTCACAGGAGGGTCACCAGTGA